Proteins from a genomic interval of Geodermatophilus obscurus DSM 43160:
- a CDS encoding alpha-amylase family glycosyl hydrolase, whose translation MPLTVTVHVDNARGFADPRLHVWYTGSTRTEDHRPTGKDGFGPVFEVRPVRPTFGFTLRDGERPEGPWEGVDHVFHPVGRIDGERVEVWACARSPFTYRMQPSTPTGESAEAYLSRLRDAGAFRPGGYLPGSGGLSGLGATPLTDGRMLVGLHHPTAATVHLTGDFNGWQHPWAEQPDPDRFVPLTPCSAYGGRSWIWLGITDRLPVGGEYRFVVAGGVAQDVRVSVDPYARQLGPDFARGNSVVVDPTTYHWHDAGWRRPRIDELVLYELSVAGFSEADADIEPAARGRFAGVTARIENGYFERLGVNALSIMPLAEVPSPQGPSSIGYDPSLFMTVERDFGTPDDLRALVDAAHAHGIAVLVDVVFNHTSNDDNPLWGLVLRWPNDFAGGLYFNPHATRWGNRVATERPLVQHMLVDACKLLLVEYHVDGFRLDATHWTVMDHGFLHRLARELHDLVPDVVLVAENLPNETDLNRSGYDGYAQWAELFHDKVKALLRETPWEGQDATPDRLADALYFSRSWFAAHTNNVVNYCQSHDEDSVAQAVGAIPGLDRPETRDRKGRLGLLATMVALGQPMIYMGQEFNLSQPRNVVTVDWPPRLDDHAFFGWASRLIHLRRRYPGLRLAGYDPAGEGRHAWILGPWMDVRHGGGRAVVGWRARPNDDPWDTLVVLLNFTPYDAEVDLELGRPGSWVKLADIDTVEDIPPAGRNWAGAPTALHSQDGRCAPFVLPSSSGFVYKWEAAP comes from the coding sequence ATGCCGCTGACCGTCACCGTGCACGTCGACAACGCCAGGGGATTCGCCGACCCCCGGCTGCACGTCTGGTACACCGGGTCGACCCGTACGGAGGACCACCGCCCGACGGGCAAGGACGGGTTCGGGCCGGTGTTCGAGGTCCGGCCGGTCCGCCCGACCTTCGGCTTTACGCTGCGCGACGGGGAGCGCCCGGAGGGCCCGTGGGAGGGCGTCGACCACGTCTTCCACCCGGTAGGCCGGATCGACGGCGAACGGGTCGAGGTCTGGGCCTGCGCGCGGTCGCCGTTCACCTACCGCATGCAGCCGTCGACGCCGACCGGTGAGAGCGCGGAGGCGTACCTGAGCCGGTTGCGGGACGCCGGGGCCTTCCGGCCGGGCGGGTACCTGCCCGGCAGCGGAGGGCTCTCGGGCCTGGGGGCCACCCCGCTCACCGACGGTCGGATGCTCGTCGGCCTCCACCACCCGACCGCCGCCACGGTCCACCTGACCGGGGACTTCAACGGCTGGCAGCACCCCTGGGCCGAGCAGCCCGATCCCGACCGGTTCGTGCCGCTGACGCCCTGCTCCGCCTACGGCGGCCGGTCGTGGATCTGGCTGGGCATCACCGACCGGCTCCCGGTCGGTGGCGAGTACCGGTTCGTGGTCGCGGGCGGTGTGGCGCAGGACGTCCGCGTCTCGGTGGACCCCTACGCCCGACAACTGGGACCGGACTTCGCGAGGGGCAACTCGGTTGTGGTCGACCCCACCACGTACCACTGGCACGACGCCGGATGGCGGAGGCCACGGATCGACGAGCTCGTTCTCTACGAGCTGTCGGTCGCCGGCTTCAGCGAGGCGGACGCCGACATCGAACCGGCTGCGCGGGGCCGGTTCGCCGGTGTGACCGCGCGGATCGAGAACGGTTACTTCGAGCGGCTCGGGGTCAACGCGCTCAGCATCATGCCCCTGGCCGAGGTGCCCAGCCCGCAGGGGCCCAGCAGCATCGGCTACGACCCGTCGCTGTTCATGACGGTGGAGCGCGACTTCGGGACGCCGGACGACCTGCGGGCGCTGGTCGACGCGGCGCACGCCCACGGGATCGCCGTCCTGGTCGACGTGGTCTTCAACCACACTAGCAACGACGACAACCCGCTGTGGGGGCTGGTGCTGCGGTGGCCGAACGACTTCGCCGGCGGGCTCTACTTCAACCCCCATGCCACGCGGTGGGGCAACCGGGTGGCGACCGAGCGCCCCCTGGTCCAGCACATGCTGGTCGACGCCTGCAAGCTCCTGCTGGTGGAGTACCACGTCGACGGCTTCCGGCTGGACGCCACCCACTGGACGGTCATGGACCACGGCTTCCTCCACCGGCTCGCCCGGGAGCTTCACGACCTCGTGCCCGACGTGGTCCTGGTGGCCGAGAACCTGCCGAACGAGACGGACCTCAACCGGTCGGGCTACGACGGCTACGCCCAGTGGGCCGAGCTGTTCCATGACAAGGTCAAGGCCCTGCTGCGGGAGACCCCGTGGGAGGGGCAGGATGCGACGCCGGACCGGCTGGCCGATGCCCTGTACTTCAGCCGCTCGTGGTTCGCCGCCCACACCAACAACGTCGTGAACTACTGCCAAAGCCACGACGAGGACAGCGTCGCCCAGGCCGTCGGCGCGATCCCCGGGCTTGATCGACCCGAGACCAGGGACCGCAAGGGCCGACTGGGGCTACTGGCCACCATGGTCGCCCTCGGCCAGCCGATGATCTACATGGGGCAGGAGTTCAACCTCTCGCAACCGCGCAACGTCGTGACGGTCGACTGGCCGCCGCGGCTGGACGACCACGCGTTCTTCGGCTGGGCGAGCCGACTGATCCACCTCCGTCGCCGATACCCCGGCCTGCGGCTGGCCGGGTACGACCCCGCGGGGGAGGGGCGCCACGCCTGGATCCTCGGCCCGTGGATGGACGTCCGGCACGGCGGGGGGCGGGCGGTCGTCGGATGGCGGGCCCGACCGAACGACGACCCGTGGGACACCCTCGTCGTGCTGCTCAACTTCACCCCGTACGACGCCGAGGTCGACCTGGAGCTCGGTCGGCCTGGCTCCTGGGTCAAGCTCGCCGACATCGACACCGTGGAGGACATCCCCCCGGCCGGGCGGAACTGGGCGGGCGCACCGACCGCGCTGCACAGCCAGGACGGCCGGTGCGCGCCGTTCGTCCTGCCCTCATCCAGCGGGTTCGTCTACAAGTGGGAGGCCGCCCCGTAG
- a CDS encoding DUF2235 domain-containing protein yields the protein MPKRLVLCCDGTWNTADQERNGRPCPTNVTKVALGVADHGGGLEQRVYYQKGVGTKPGERLRGGALGVGLSRNVRDAYRFVVENYEPGDELYFFGFSRGAYTARSTVGMIRNSGVLKREHAHRLSDAYSLYRARAVRPADLESRLFRRSYSHETRIRFIGVWDTVGSVGIPAVGLGLAKLVNRRWGFHDTQLSTTVDAAFQALAIDERRRPFEPTLWQPSPDAEDQRVEQVWFTGDHCDVGGGHRDSALADIALLWMVQRAQSCGLVFREDAYRRPGAGAPTQFDGRTFPVDPDSRGRLHDARRWLYRVLRPYHRPVGAKDAATESVASSAVVRHEDPRQKYAPQELVAYLRGEPRNTEVPVTWPSEGTGGRPVPDRPTVVVPESRRGGNTVAPTP from the coding sequence ATGCCCAAACGCCTGGTGCTGTGCTGCGACGGCACGTGGAACACCGCCGACCAGGAACGGAACGGCCGGCCGTGCCCCACCAACGTCACCAAGGTCGCCCTCGGGGTCGCTGACCACGGCGGCGGCCTGGAACAGCGCGTCTACTACCAGAAGGGGGTCGGCACCAAGCCCGGTGAACGCCTGCGTGGTGGCGCGCTGGGCGTCGGGCTGTCGCGCAACGTCAGAGACGCCTATCGGTTCGTCGTCGAGAACTACGAACCCGGCGACGAGCTCTACTTCTTCGGGTTCAGCCGGGGTGCGTACACCGCTCGTAGCACGGTCGGGATGATCCGCAACTCCGGCGTCCTGAAACGGGAGCACGCCCACCGCCTGAGCGACGCTTACTCGCTGTACCGGGCGCGGGCCGTCCGGCCCGCGGACCTGGAGTCGCGGCTGTTCCGCCGCTCGTACAGCCACGAGACGCGGATCCGCTTCATCGGCGTGTGGGACACGGTGGGCTCCGTCGGCATCCCGGCGGTCGGACTCGGGCTCGCCAAGCTGGTCAACCGCCGCTGGGGGTTCCATGACACACAGCTGAGCACGACGGTCGACGCAGCCTTCCAGGCACTGGCCATTGACGAGCGGCGGCGGCCGTTCGAACCCACCCTGTGGCAGCCGAGTCCGGATGCGGAGGACCAGCGCGTCGAGCAGGTGTGGTTCACCGGCGACCACTGCGACGTCGGCGGGGGGCACCGCGACTCCGCCCTGGCCGACATCGCGCTGCTGTGGATGGTTCAGCGCGCGCAATCGTGCGGGCTGGTGTTCCGGGAGGACGCCTACCGACGGCCGGGCGCCGGTGCACCGACGCAGTTCGACGGCCGGACCTTCCCGGTGGACCCGGATTCGCGCGGCCGGCTGCACGACGCCCGTCGATGGCTCTACCGCGTGCTGCGGCCGTACCACCGGCCGGTCGGTGCGAAGGACGCCGCTACCGAGTCGGTGGCCAGCAGTGCGGTCGTGCGGCACGAGGACCCCCGCCAGAAGTACGCGCCGCAGGAGCTGGTCGCCTACCTCCGGGGGGAACCGCGGAACACCGAGGTACCCGTCACCTGGCCGTCCGAGGGGACCGGCGGGCGTCCTGTGCCCGACCGGCCGACCGTCGTCGTCCCCGAGAGCCGCCGCGGTGGGAACACGGTGGCTCCGACCCCCTAA